A section of the Microbacterium sp. MM2322 genome encodes:
- the rpmJ gene encoding 50S ribosomal protein L36, with the protein MKVNPSVKPICDHCKVIRRHGRVMVICKSNPRHKQRQG; encoded by the coding sequence ATGAAGGTCAACCCCTCCGTCAAGCCCATCTGCGACCACTGCAAGGTCATCCGCCGCCACGGTCGCGTCATGGTCATCTGCAAGTCGAACCCGCGTCACAAGCAGCGCCAGGGCTGA
- a CDS encoding DNA-directed RNA polymerase subunit alpha, whose amino-acid sequence MLIAQRPTLTEEKIGDFRSRFVVEPLEPGFGYTIGNALRRSLLSSIPGAAVTSIRIDGVLHEFSTVPGVKEDVTEIILNIKQLVVSSERDEPITAYLRKTGAGEVTAADISAPAGVEIHNPDLVIATLNDSAKFELELTIERGRGYVSATQNRNEYAEAGQIPIDSIYSPVLKVSYRVDATRAGERTDFDKLVLDVETKSSITARDAVASAGRTLVELFGLARELNVEAEGIEIGPAPVAEVLTNELSMPIEDLDLSVRSYNCLKREGINTVSELVALSETQLMNIRNFGQKSVDEVKDKLVSLGLSLKDSVPGFDGAHFYGGYDDETV is encoded by the coding sequence GTGCTCATTGCACAGCGTCCCACTCTGACCGAGGAGAAGATCGGCGACTTCCGTAGCCGGTTCGTCGTCGAGCCCCTCGAGCCGGGCTTCGGCTACACGATCGGCAACGCGCTGCGTCGCAGCCTGCTGTCGTCGATCCCGGGTGCCGCGGTCACCAGCATCCGCATCGACGGCGTGCTGCACGAGTTCAGCACCGTCCCGGGTGTGAAGGAAGATGTCACCGAGATCATCCTGAACATCAAGCAGCTCGTCGTCTCGAGCGAGCGCGACGAGCCCATCACCGCGTACCTGCGCAAGACGGGTGCCGGCGAGGTCACGGCTGCAGACATCTCCGCTCCGGCGGGTGTCGAGATCCACAACCCCGACCTGGTCATCGCGACGCTCAACGACTCGGCGAAGTTCGAGCTCGAGCTGACGATCGAGCGTGGCCGCGGCTACGTGTCGGCGACCCAGAACCGCAACGAGTACGCCGAGGCCGGTCAGATCCCGATCGACTCGATCTACTCGCCCGTTCTGAAGGTCAGCTACCGCGTCGACGCCACCCGTGCCGGTGAGCGCACCGACTTCGACAAGCTGGTCCTGGACGTCGAGACCAAGTCGTCGATCACGGCTCGCGACGCTGTCGCGTCCGCCGGTCGCACGCTCGTCGAGCTGTTCGGTCTCGCCCGCGAGCTGAACGTCGAGGCTGAGGGCATCGAGATCGGCCCCGCGCCGGTCGCCGAGGTTCTGACGAACGAGCTGTCGATGCCGATCGAGGACCTCGACCTGTCGGTTCGCTCGTACAACTGCCTCAAGCGCGAGGGCATCAACACGGTGTCCGAGCTCGTCGCCCTCTCGGAGACGCAGCTCATGAACATCCGCAACTTCGGTCAGAAGTCGGTCGACGAGGTCAAGGACAAGCTTGTCTCGCTCGGTCTGTCGCTGAAGGACTCGGTTCCCGGGTTCGACGGCGCGCACTTCTACGGCGGCTACGACGACGAGACCGTCTGA
- a CDS encoding glycosyltransferase family 2 protein: MTSPYIPGPQGWQPAQPPVGAWPGQDPQAAQQPQWQQPAWPAAPAGQQPAAAQWQQPTGTWPEAAPQGSWQAPPEGSWQAAPQQAGGFAADPAGAGALVPVDEFADDFASVLENTSVHRSTIGCIVPAYNEAESIADVIRSLLEQSRVPDVIHIVVNNTSDDTVKIASEFSGPHEVETELGLQFTEVFVHDIGKNPDKKVGALNYGYALVEGYDYLLGVDGDTTADRRAVEYLENEAVADSRIGGISAIYTIDDRPIKGFIAKWLIAGQRTQFAAFNMQNLLRGRNMAVLGGQFSIFSTTALRDIMKENHQNSPWVKDSEVEDSLLSLQIKSAGYLTKISPFARADVGGMTTLKGYDAQQVKWTYGAIELMWPGQRGDTKGQPFHPNLRLRWFEQFSMLTNFFVRVAFITLLIASLSINAFVFSPWWLLPPLVAAGLNFRMARSMQKANARDIAFAVLLFPAEIFMWIRISHFIRSWTRFLSKKKVDNWALQARAEKGGVSFGHWTPFIIFAIVAVAIAVIWNLLDPVTQSAILWVGWPIVGVVTVLQTLTMAIKLFQRHQGFKV, encoded by the coding sequence GTGACCAGTCCGTACATCCCCGGCCCGCAGGGCTGGCAGCCCGCGCAGCCGCCGGTCGGCGCGTGGCCGGGTCAAGACCCGCAGGCCGCGCAGCAGCCGCAGTGGCAGCAGCCCGCCTGGCCCGCCGCTCCGGCGGGGCAGCAGCCCGCCGCCGCGCAGTGGCAGCAGCCGACCGGGACGTGGCCGGAGGCGGCCCCGCAGGGCTCGTGGCAGGCGCCGCCGGAGGGCTCCTGGCAGGCCGCACCTCAGCAGGCCGGTGGCTTCGCCGCTGACCCAGCTGGTGCCGGTGCGCTCGTCCCCGTCGACGAGTTCGCCGACGACTTCGCCTCCGTCCTCGAGAACACGTCCGTCCACCGGTCCACGATCGGGTGCATCGTGCCGGCGTACAACGAGGCCGAGTCGATCGCGGACGTCATCCGCTCCCTCCTCGAGCAGAGCCGCGTGCCCGACGTCATCCACATCGTCGTCAACAACACCTCGGATGACACGGTGAAGATCGCGTCGGAGTTCTCGGGGCCTCACGAGGTCGAGACCGAGCTCGGTCTGCAGTTCACCGAGGTCTTCGTCCACGACATCGGCAAGAACCCCGACAAGAAGGTCGGCGCGCTCAACTACGGCTACGCCCTCGTCGAGGGGTACGACTACCTCCTGGGCGTCGACGGCGACACGACCGCCGACCGCCGCGCCGTCGAGTACCTCGAGAACGAGGCCGTCGCCGACTCGCGTATCGGTGGCATCTCGGCGATCTACACGATCGACGACCGGCCCATCAAGGGCTTCATCGCGAAGTGGCTGATCGCCGGCCAGCGCACTCAGTTCGCGGCATTCAACATGCAGAACCTGCTGCGCGGGCGCAACATGGCCGTTCTCGGCGGACAGTTCTCGATCTTCTCGACGACGGCGCTCCGCGACATCATGAAGGAGAACCACCAGAACTCGCCGTGGGTCAAGGACTCCGAGGTCGAGGATTCGCTGCTGTCGCTGCAGATCAAGTCGGCCGGCTACCTCACGAAGATCAGCCCGTTCGCGCGAGCGGATGTCGGCGGCATGACGACTCTCAAGGGCTACGACGCTCAGCAGGTCAAGTGGACGTACGGCGCCATCGAGCTCATGTGGCCCGGTCAGCGCGGCGACACGAAGGGGCAGCCCTTCCACCCCAACCTGCGTCTGCGCTGGTTCGAGCAGTTCTCGATGCTCACGAACTTCTTCGTCCGCGTCGCGTTCATCACGCTCCTGATCGCGTCGCTGTCGATCAACGCGTTCGTCTTCTCGCCGTGGTGGCTGCTGCCGCCCCTCGTGGCTGCCGGACTGAACTTCCGCATGGCGCGTTCGATGCAGAAAGCGAACGCCCGCGACATCGCCTTCGCCGTGCTGCTGTTCCCCGCGGAGATCTTCATGTGGATCCGCATCAGTCACTTCATCCGATCGTGGACCCGATTCCTCTCCAAGAAGAAGGTCGACAACTGGGCGCTGCAGGCGCGAGCCGAGAAGGGCGGCGTGAGCTTCGGCCACTGGACGCCGTTCATCATCTTCGCCATCGTCGCGGTCGCGATCGCCGTGATCTGGAACCTGCTCGACCCGGTGACCCAGTCCGCGATCCTGTGGGTCGGCTGGCCGATCGTCGGTGTCGTGACGGTGCTGCAGACCCTCACGATGGCCATCAAGCTGTTCCAGCGTCACCAGGGCTTCAAGGTCTGA
- the truA gene encoding tRNA pseudouridine(38-40) synthase TruA translates to MRLRIDLAYDGTDFRGWARQPNLRTVQGTLEAALARILGGDPRLVVAGRTDAGVHASAQVAHLDLTEGQERRLLSGRHPEPTALAARLNGVLGPYPDVAVHRVDVAPEGFDARFSAVWRRYAYRIADRTTGYDPLERGRTTWVPASLDVDAMDAAARSLRGLHDFAAYCRPREEATTIRTLLDYGWRRDESGILIASVKADAFCHSMVRALVGACVAVGEGRIEVSRAAEIRDELARTNEIKVLAARGLTLTEVGYPADELLASRAEQTRARRELGAPDA, encoded by the coding sequence GTGCGCCTGCGGATCGATCTCGCCTACGACGGCACCGACTTCCGGGGCTGGGCGCGCCAGCCGAACCTCCGCACCGTGCAGGGCACGCTCGAGGCGGCGCTCGCGCGCATCCTCGGCGGCGACCCCCGCCTGGTCGTGGCCGGTCGGACGGATGCCGGGGTGCACGCGTCCGCGCAGGTCGCCCATCTCGATCTCACCGAGGGGCAGGAGCGTCGGCTGCTGTCGGGGCGTCACCCTGAGCCCACGGCGCTCGCCGCCCGCCTCAACGGCGTGCTGGGCCCGTACCCCGACGTCGCCGTGCACCGCGTCGACGTCGCTCCCGAGGGGTTCGACGCGCGCTTCTCGGCCGTGTGGCGGCGTTACGCCTACCGGATCGCTGACCGCACGACGGGCTACGACCCGCTCGAACGCGGCCGGACGACCTGGGTACCGGCATCCCTCGATGTGGACGCCATGGATGCCGCGGCACGCAGCCTCCGCGGACTCCACGACTTCGCCGCCTACTGCAGACCGCGCGAGGAGGCGACGACGATCCGGACCTTGCTCGACTACGGCTGGCGCCGCGACGAGTCGGGCATCCTGATCGCATCGGTCAAGGCCGACGCGTTCTGCCACAGCATGGTGCGCGCCCTCGTGGGAGCGTGCGTCGCGGTGGGGGAGGGGCGGATCGAGGTGAGCCGGGCGGCGGAGATCCGCGATGAGCTCGCGCGGACGAACGAGATCAAGGTGCTCGCTGCGCGCGGATTGACGCTGACCGAGGTCGGCTACCCCGCCGATGAGCTCTTGGCCTCACGAGCCGAGCAGACCCGCGCTCGCCGTGAGCTCGGCGCGCCGGACGCGTAG
- the rpsM gene encoding 30S ribosomal protein S13, which yields MARLAGVDIPRDKRVVIALTYIYGIGRTRSVEILSATGIDESIRVKDLSDEQLIALRDHIEGAYKVEGDLRREVAADIRRKVEIGSYEGIRHRRGLPVRGQRTKTNARTRKGPKRTVAGKKKAR from the coding sequence ATGGCACGTCTTGCCGGCGTTGACATCCCGCGTGACAAGCGCGTGGTGATCGCCCTCACCTACATCTACGGCATCGGCCGTACCCGCTCCGTCGAGATCCTCAGCGCGACCGGAATCGACGAGTCGATCCGCGTCAAGGACCTCTCCGACGAGCAGCTCATCGCCTTGCGCGACCACATCGAAGGCGCCTACAAGGTGGAGGGTGACCTCCGCCGTGAGGTTGCCGCAGACATCCGCCGCAAGGTTGAGATCGGCTCGTACGAGGGCATCCGCCACCGTCGCGGCCTGCCTGTGCGCGGCCAGCGCACGAAGACCAACGCGCGTACCCGCAAGGGCCCCAAGCGCACCGTCGCCGGCAAGAAGAAGGCGCGCTAA
- a CDS encoding fructose 1,6-bisphosphatase encodes MPIRPLASRRLAVVVLAAVAAVSLSGCAQVVEAFNSMSGSSNNAAATPAPNATPAAGTAEMPFDSQFTYDGSVQMTYEIADGLQIILDFWAVDSKRTREWHPDNPKTFGFAVNVKDTRVDEKAVLKQKRRVFLSNVTISSQTAQTSNQVSSPFQFSADPRTLVPTDTIRSSRGLLINSFQGGLLVPETTINQLPQDTYGITLQFALDIWVEGTADDEKSFAQQTVYPVIPIAIYPRETETDGSTGGSSDGTSSEDTTQGTTGTDGWTSTGGTGGPTTP; translated from the coding sequence ATGCCCATCCGTCCCCTAGCCAGCCGCCGTCTGGCCGTCGTCGTCCTGGCGGCCGTCGCAGCGGTCTCTTTGTCGGGCTGTGCGCAGGTCGTCGAGGCCTTCAACTCCATGTCCGGGTCGAGCAACAACGCGGCGGCCACGCCCGCGCCGAACGCCACTCCGGCTGCGGGGACGGCCGAGATGCCGTTCGACTCGCAGTTCACCTACGACGGCTCCGTGCAGATGACGTACGAGATCGCCGACGGGCTGCAGATCATCCTCGACTTCTGGGCGGTGGACTCCAAGCGCACCCGCGAGTGGCACCCCGACAACCCGAAGACCTTCGGCTTCGCCGTGAACGTCAAGGACACCCGCGTCGACGAGAAGGCCGTCCTGAAGCAGAAGCGCCGCGTCTTCCTGTCGAACGTCACGATCAGCTCGCAGACGGCGCAGACCTCGAACCAGGTCAGCTCGCCGTTCCAGTTCAGCGCCGACCCGCGCACCCTCGTGCCGACCGACACGATCCGCTCGAGCCGCGGCCTTCTGATCAACAGCTTCCAGGGCGGACTCCTCGTCCCCGAGACGACGATCAACCAGCTTCCGCAGGACACCTACGGGATCACCCTGCAATTCGCGCTCGACATCTGGGTCGAGGGCACCGCGGATGACGAGAAGTCGTTCGCGCAGCAGACGGTCTACCCGGTCATCCCGATTGCGATCTATCCTCGGGAGACAGAGACCGACGGATCCACGGGGGGATCGTCCGACGGAACGTCGTCGGAGGACACCACTCAGGGAACTACGGGAACCGACGGTTGGACTTCGACCGGCGGTACCGGCGGTCCCACCACTCCGTGA
- a CDS encoding PfkB family carbohydrate kinase: protein MTHTDTVLVIGEALIDIVQHEGGDAEFVGGSPANVAVGIARQGISATLLTRLGRDDRGRRIADQVTASGAAIDESSWTDAATSTARARLRPDGSAAYDFDIVWALDAAAADAAAGAASVVHAGSIALFLPPGGEVALATLERARRAGRIVTVDPNVRPALVGDDPLPVAERAFASATLVKLSDEDGEVLYPGMPAEQVLETIAALGPRVVVMTRGGEGALALGPAGPVDVAPLSVEVADTIGAGDAFMASLITSLVDDADLLAGDADALHRALRRAAVTAGITVSRAGANPPTRAEVDAAL from the coding sequence ATGACCCACACCGACACCGTCCTCGTCATCGGCGAGGCGCTGATCGACATCGTCCAACACGAGGGTGGCGACGCCGAGTTCGTCGGCGGCAGCCCCGCCAACGTCGCCGTCGGAATCGCCCGGCAGGGGATCTCGGCGACCCTTCTCACGCGCCTCGGCCGTGACGACCGCGGTCGCCGCATCGCCGATCAGGTGACGGCGTCGGGCGCCGCGATCGACGAGTCCTCGTGGACGGATGCCGCGACGTCCACCGCGCGGGCGCGACTGCGTCCCGACGGGTCGGCCGCGTACGACTTCGACATCGTGTGGGCGCTCGACGCCGCCGCAGCGGATGCGGCCGCGGGTGCGGCATCCGTCGTCCATGCAGGTTCGATCGCGCTCTTCCTCCCGCCGGGGGGAGAGGTCGCCCTTGCGACGCTCGAGCGTGCGCGTCGCGCCGGCCGGATCGTGACGGTCGACCCGAACGTTCGACCCGCGCTCGTCGGTGACGACCCGCTGCCCGTCGCCGAGCGCGCCTTCGCGAGCGCGACCCTCGTGAAGCTCAGTGACGAGGATGGTGAGGTGCTCTATCCCGGGATGCCCGCCGAGCAAGTGCTCGAGACCATCGCCGCCCTCGGTCCGCGCGTCGTCGTGATGACGCGCGGCGGAGAGGGAGCGCTCGCGCTCGGTCCGGCGGGACCGGTGGACGTCGCCCCGCTCTCGGTCGAGGTCGCCGACACGATCGGAGCCGGCGACGCGTTCATGGCGAGTCTCATCACGAGCCTCGTGGACGACGCGGACCTGCTCGCGGGCGACGCCGATGCGCTGCACCGCGCACTTCGTCGTGCCGCGGTGACGGCGGGCATCACCGTGTCCCGCGCGGGCGCGAACCCGCCCACCCGGGCCGAGGTCGACGCGGCGCTCTGA
- a CDS encoding acyltransferase family protein — protein MTRTTPARLSGLDGLRAVAVLLVVVYHLFPVLPAGFLGVDVFFVISGFLITTLLVREHDERGRIGLMDFWRRRARRLLPAIGVMVLVCASLAWMVGGDVLVGLGGQLAGAATFAYNWVAVAAGSSYFGGGSFDSSTPELLRNLWSLAVEEQFYLLWPLLLPLVLMLKRGRVPVAIALAAASALAAVVLSGDDATRVYYGTDTHAFGLLMGVALAFARPSERARGVPAGVGALAIVAIATLAFVTPGRGAETFPGLLLAASALTVVAIAAAVRPGSRLGRVLDVAPLRWVGERSFGIYLWHWPLVVLLTVATTRSSPDVAVPVEVALATLVLTVVAAEVSYRFIEQPVRRLGFRAALRGVGRAFRGGPVRRLTATTAVAAGILIVAGTTAAVADAPRMASSEAVVVNGQAALAAGAGASEHPTLPGAALRPGDPLLRPECPSAHLADEDGICTPPDGRPSPPAPAHVAGARVTAVGDSVMLASAGGLLDRMPGVDIDAKVSRSMSAGVRIVDDLATRGELRDYVVVGLGTNGSISSDELVRLKKDVGPKRTLVLVTAHAPRDWISGVNAELEAFAAHTPGVAIADWSAAISRHEDLLAGDGIHPGATGGTLYADAVADTIDSVENRRAELQYRLELAQWAVGHTFTTPR, from the coding sequence ATGACCCGAACCACTCCTGCGCGCCTGTCAGGACTCGACGGACTCCGTGCTGTCGCCGTCCTGCTCGTCGTCGTCTACCACCTCTTCCCGGTGCTGCCGGCGGGTTTCCTCGGTGTCGATGTGTTCTTCGTGATCTCCGGGTTCCTGATCACGACGCTGCTCGTGCGCGAGCACGACGAACGCGGGCGTATCGGCCTGATGGACTTCTGGCGCCGCCGGGCCCGTCGGCTGCTGCCGGCGATCGGCGTGATGGTGCTCGTGTGCGCCTCCCTCGCGTGGATGGTCGGCGGTGACGTGCTCGTCGGCCTCGGCGGCCAGTTGGCCGGTGCCGCGACGTTCGCCTACAACTGGGTCGCCGTCGCCGCAGGCTCGTCGTACTTCGGGGGCGGATCGTTCGACTCCTCCACGCCGGAGCTGCTCCGGAACCTCTGGTCTCTCGCTGTCGAAGAGCAGTTCTACCTGCTCTGGCCGCTCCTGCTGCCGCTCGTGCTGATGTTGAAGCGCGGGCGGGTCCCCGTCGCGATCGCTCTCGCCGCGGCGTCCGCTCTCGCCGCCGTCGTCCTCTCCGGCGACGACGCGACACGCGTGTACTACGGGACCGACACGCACGCCTTCGGGCTGCTCATGGGGGTCGCGCTGGCCTTCGCGCGGCCGTCCGAGCGAGCACGCGGCGTTCCCGCGGGGGTCGGCGCGCTCGCGATCGTCGCGATCGCGACGCTGGCGTTCGTCACCCCGGGACGCGGTGCGGAGACCTTCCCCGGCCTTCTCCTCGCGGCATCCGCCCTGACCGTCGTCGCGATCGCCGCGGCGGTCCGTCCCGGGTCGCGCCTGGGACGCGTCCTCGACGTCGCACCGCTTCGCTGGGTGGGCGAACGCTCGTTCGGCATCTACCTGTGGCACTGGCCGCTCGTCGTCCTCCTGACGGTCGCGACCACCCGCTCCTCCCCCGACGTCGCCGTCCCGGTCGAGGTCGCCCTTGCCACGCTCGTCCTCACGGTCGTCGCGGCGGAGGTGTCGTACCGCTTCATCGAGCAACCCGTCCGGCGCCTCGGCTTCCGGGCTGCGCTCCGCGGTGTCGGCCGCGCCTTCCGCGGCGGCCCGGTCCGCCGTCTCACGGCCACCACGGCGGTTGCCGCCGGCATCCTCATCGTCGCCGGAACGACGGCCGCCGTTGCCGACGCACCCCGTATGGCGTCGAGTGAAGCGGTCGTCGTCAACGGGCAGGCCGCGCTCGCGGCGGGAGCGGGCGCCTCAGAGCACCCGACCCTTCCCGGCGCTGCTCTCCGCCCCGGCGACCCGCTGCTGCGACCCGAATGCCCCTCGGCGCACCTCGCCGACGAGGACGGGATCTGCACGCCGCCCGACGGCCGCCCCTCGCCTCCGGCGCCCGCTCACGTGGCTGGCGCCCGTGTGACCGCGGTGGGCGACTCGGTCATGCTGGCCTCCGCCGGCGGACTCCTCGACCGGATGCCGGGAGTCGACATCGACGCGAAGGTGTCACGCTCCATGAGCGCCGGCGTTCGCATCGTCGACGATCTCGCCACCCGGGGCGAGCTGCGCGACTACGTCGTCGTCGGGCTCGGCACCAACGGGTCGATCAGCTCGGACGAGCTGGTGCGCCTGAAGAAGGATGTCGGCCCGAAGCGCACCCTCGTCCTCGTGACGGCTCATGCGCCGCGCGATTGGATCTCCGGCGTCAACGCGGAGCTCGAGGCATTCGCCGCGCACACGCCGGGAGTCGCGATCGCCGACTGGTCAGCCGCGATCTCGCGTCACGAAGACTTGTTGGCGGGCGACGGCATCCATCCCGGCGCGACCGGCGGGACGCTCTACGCCGATGCCGTCGCCGACACGATCGACAGCGTCGAGAACAGACGCGCCGAGCTCCAGTACCGCCTGGAGCTCGCGCAATGGGCCGTCGGCCACACCTTCACCACGCCGCGCTGA
- the rplQ gene encoding 50S ribosomal protein L17: MPKPTKGARLGGGPAHERLMLANLAASLFTHKSITTTETKAKRLRPFAERLVTFAKRGDLHARRRVLAVIGDKSVVHELFAEIAPLVAEREGGYTRITKVGNRKGDNAPMAVIELVLEPVTPKAKSTKKAAPAAAAPAAEEPAVEETEAEVSAEDAGAESPAEGAAAEAAAEDAAASEDEKADEAK; this comes from the coding sequence ATGCCCAAGCCCACGAAGGGTGCCCGCCTCGGAGGCGGCCCCGCACACGAGCGTCTGATGCTGGCGAACCTCGCCGCCTCGCTGTTCACGCACAAGTCGATCACGACGACCGAGACCAAGGCCAAGCGCCTGCGTCCGTTCGCCGAGCGTCTGGTCACGTTCGCCAAGCGCGGCGACCTGCACGCCCGCCGCCGCGTCCTCGCGGTCATCGGCGACAAGAGCGTCGTGCACGAGCTGTTCGCCGAGATCGCCCCCCTGGTCGCCGAGCGTGAGGGTGGCTACACCCGCATCACGAAGGTCGGCAACCGCAAGGGTGACAACGCCCCCATGGCTGTGATCGAGCTCGTTCTCGAGCCCGTCACGCCGAAGGCCAAGTCGACGAAGAAGGCTGCTCCGGCCGCCGCTGCGCCGGCCGCCGAGGAGCCCGCCGTCGAGGAGACCGAGGCAGAGGTGTCCGCTGAGGACGCCGGCGCCGAGTCGCCCGCTGAGGGTGCCGCTGCGGAAGCCGCCGCCGAGGATGCTGCCGCGTCCGAGGACGAGAAGGCCGACGAAGCCAAGTAA
- the rpsK gene encoding 30S ribosomal protein S11 — protein MAQAKSAARKPRRKEKKNIALGQAHIKSTFNNTIVSITDPSGAVISWASSGGVGFKGSRKSTPYAAGMAAESAARQAQEHGVKKVDVFVKGPGSGRETAIRSLTAAGLEVGSIQDVTPQAHNGCRPPKRRRV, from the coding sequence ATGGCACAGGCCAAGTCCGCAGCGCGCAAGCCGCGCCGCAAGGAGAAGAAGAACATCGCGTTGGGCCAGGCCCACATCAAGTCGACGTTCAACAACACGATCGTTTCGATCACCGACCCCTCGGGTGCGGTCATCAGCTGGGCCTCCTCGGGTGGCGTCGGTTTCAAGGGCTCGCGCAAGTCGACCCCGTACGCCGCCGGCATGGCCGCCGAGTCCGCTGCGCGTCAGGCGCAGGAGCACGGCGTCAAGAAGGTCGACGTCTTCGTCAAGGGACCCGGCTCGGGCCGCGAGACCGCGATTCGTTCGCTGACCGCTGCCGGCCTCGAGGTCGGTTCGATCCAGGACGTCACGCCCCAGGCTCACAACGGCTGCCGTCCCCCGAAGCGCCGCCGCGTCTGA
- a CDS encoding universal stress protein codes for MAGNIIVGVTGASVSRRAVDWAIERATRRRQAIELVSVVGGAIGAVGEAEVLGAAQTATQQLLDGEAKRVTDAGVPVSTRVESGNPVTKLVEASSGAAMLVIGSDYRGAGTGPARGVHGIRIAAGATCPVVVIPDRDLGEGMGVVVGIDGSPVSEHAIEFAASEADRLGEPLIAVSVWTPVHTPRNAMEVYPDLYLANMQSTTEEVLSLSLAGLSSRYPDLRIVRRVERGHPSHVLASIAADARMVVVGTHGRGALARFLLGSISQELLSRLPTVTAVVR; via the coding sequence ATGGCGGGCAACATCATCGTCGGAGTCACGGGGGCATCGGTCTCGCGCCGAGCCGTCGATTGGGCGATCGAGCGTGCGACACGACGGCGGCAGGCGATCGAGCTCGTCTCGGTCGTGGGCGGGGCGATCGGTGCCGTTGGTGAAGCCGAGGTTCTGGGTGCGGCCCAGACCGCGACGCAGCAGCTGCTCGACGGCGAGGCGAAGCGGGTGACGGATGCCGGTGTCCCCGTGTCGACCCGAGTCGAATCGGGCAACCCCGTCACGAAGCTGGTGGAAGCGTCGTCGGGTGCCGCCATGCTCGTCATCGGAAGCGACTACCGCGGTGCCGGAACGGGCCCCGCCCGCGGCGTCCACGGCATCCGGATCGCTGCGGGGGCCACGTGCCCCGTCGTCGTCATCCCGGATCGGGATCTCGGTGAGGGGATGGGCGTGGTGGTCGGGATCGACGGCTCGCCCGTCTCGGAGCACGCGATCGAGTTCGCCGCATCCGAAGCCGACCGTCTCGGTGAGCCGCTCATCGCGGTAAGCGTCTGGACGCCGGTGCACACGCCGCGGAACGCGATGGAGGTCTACCCCGACCTGTACCTCGCGAACATGCAGTCGACGACGGAGGAGGTTCTGTCGCTGTCGCTCGCCGGGCTCTCTTCCCGCTACCCGGATCTGCGGATCGTTCGACGGGTCGAGCGCGGACACCCGTCGCACGTTCTGGCGAGCATCGCGGCCGATGCGCGCATGGTCGTCGTCGGCACGCATGGGCGGGGTGCACTCGCGCGGTTCCTCCTCGGATCGATCAGCCAGGAGCTGCTGTCGCGCCTTCCCACGGTGACCGCCGTCGTGCGGTGA